From a region of the Takifugu flavidus isolate HTHZ2018 chromosome 18, ASM371156v2, whole genome shotgun sequence genome:
- the LOC130514354 gene encoding phospholipase A2 inhibitor and Ly6/PLAUR domain-containing protein-like gives MKLLLTASLICALLHGAETLRCHVCNNSDCSNTTSVVCPATHTMCKTITSLKVSNSNPLTVSKNCSLPLSCITPPNTATEWSVNRGFTRESHNQICCMSDNCNFQTLATPSVLLNGKECPACASAQDSLAGTCNSTLPCMGVENSCFNGTTTLNSTEVRQLGCISRNLCSLQAVLGPVFDESLSITCGAPWSIRVSSMLLTFALSALKFLL, from the exons atgaagctgctgctgactgcgTCTCTCATCTGTGCTCTTCTCCATGGAG CTGAGACCCTGCGTTGCCACGTGTGCAACAACAGCGACTGTTCCAACACCACCTCAGTCGTGTGTCCTGCCACACACACCATGTGCAAGACCATCACTTCAC TCAAGGTCAGCAATTCCAACCCGCTGACGGTGAGCAAGAACTGTTCCCTGCCGCTGTCCTGCATCACGCCTCCCAACACGGCAACCGAATGGTCGGTGAACCGAGGGTTCACCAGAGAAAGTCACAATCAGATTTGCTGCATGAGTGACAACTGCAACTTTCAGACTCTGGCCA CTCCTAGCGTTTTGCTGAATGGGAAGGAGTGTCCTGCCTGTGCAAGTGCCCAAGACAGTCTGGCAGGTACCTGCAATTCCACTCTGCCCTGCATGGGAGTCGAGAACAGCTGCTTTAACGGCACCA CTACGTTGAACTCCACGGAGGTTCGCCAGCTTGGCTGTATATCCAGAAACCTGTGCAGCCTGCAGGCCGTCCTGGGGCCCGTATTTGATGAAAGTCTTAGTATCACCTGTGGAGCCCCTTGGAGCATCAGGGTCAGCTCCATGttgctgacctttgccctctcgGCACTGAAATTTCTTTTGTAG